From Bdellovibrio sp. KM01:
GTTAAGGAGCTTCCGAAAATTAATCAGCGAATTATAGATCTTAAGATTTTGCAGAACTTCGGAAAATAATCCTAACCTTTATAGGCTTCGATTTTCATTTCAATGGAATAGTCTTTAGAGGCTTCTTTGAGGGGAGCGAGCATCCAGTTCCACTCACGCAGTTTTTTGTAACCCGCAAAGTTCACATCATAATGGCCGGTGTACATTAGCTCACCCTGTTTGTCGCGATAGATTACTTCTCGGTCGGAATAAATCAGCTTTGTTCCCGTGCAACCCTTAAGGTTTTTCAAGTGAGTTTCTGCGAACTGCGTGCAGATAGAGTCTTTCTCCGAAAGCTCCAGATTGCGTTTGATTTTCTTTTCGACGGCATCAAGAGGAAGCAAAGCTAATTGCGACATTAGATTTGCGGATACAATCAAATCAGCTTCAAAGTGAAAGATCTTTTCCCCCGCTAATTTTTTGGCCAGGGATTCAAGGTCATCGAGGGTGTTCAGGGATTGAAGCTGATCCAAGGCTTGGGTCAGGTCCATCGTGATAAGTTTTAGACGGGAATATCTTTTTGCCTGCAAGTGATGCTTAAGTGGATGAATGACATCAACCAAAGTCACTTGTTCGAAAGTGTCCATCAAAAGATGCAAGGGAATTTCGTGCAGGTGAGCACTTCCCAAAACCACGACGCTTTTTCTTTGCGGCAGTGATTGCGCGGTTTCCAGGAAAACTTCCTGGCAATTCTTCAGGTGAGGAATCCAGTTCTTTTTCTGACGATGATAACGGTGGCGAAGCGAGATGGACGAGTAAAGAAATCCATACTTGCGGGCCAAGGGGGTCGTCGGTGTTAAAAGAAATTCGAAAGATTCCAAAAGCATGGAATAAACCTACCTGAATTATTATCCTAAAGGAAGAATATTAATGGCGCGGACGTTCGTGATGCTTCCGACTTTTTCTACTTGTCCTTGGACTTCTAAAAGGGAGCGGCTATAAATCACCTCCCGGTCTTTTTGATAAACATCGGGGTGAATAACAATATTCATAAATCCGAATTCATCTTCCAAAGTGATAAAACACATTCCCTTTGCGGTCGGAGGACGTTGTGTGACGGAAACAAGGCCTGCCACGCGAACTTTCTTTTTATGGCTGATTCTTTCCAGATCCGAAGACGTGGCATAAGGAACATAGCGCTGAGCAATCAAAGCCGCATTCTTGGTTTTCAAATAAGAACGCAGAACTGACAGTGGATGCGAGTCGACTGAGAATCCTTTGGTGTCATACTCGCGGCGCATGCGATCCCAATTGGATTCAAACGGCAGGTTTTCCGAAGAAGATTCTTCCTCGTCGAAAGAACCTTGAGTCATAATTTCTTTTGGTTGTCCCCAAAGAAAACTATTTTGATCAAGGCTAAGCCCTTCAATCAACCAGATAAGTTCTCGCGCATTGGTTTGAAAGCATTCCATCGCCCCCGTTGCAGCAAGAGTAATTAAAACACTGCGCGGAAGCTGTGTGCGTTGAATGAAGTCTTTGATGTCTTGATAAGGACCATGCAGTTTGCGCTGGTCTTCAATTCTGCGCATCAGTTCTTCGGGAAGACCGTAAATCGAGCGCAAGCCCACTCGCATGGTGTGGGTGTTGTTTTCATTTTCTTCTTCTAAAGTATAATCATAGTCAGAATTTTGAATACATAACGGCGCGACTTTAACACCATTTCTTTGGGCTTCAGAAATAATCGTGCGGGGAGCATAAAATCCCATAGGCTGACTGTTTAAAAGCCCACAGGCAAAGACATCCGGGTGGCGGCATTTTAAATAGCAGCTGGCATATGTCAGAACGGCAAAGCTTGCCGCATGACTTTCGGGGAAACCATAATTCGCAAAGCCTTCGATCGTCGCATAAATTTGCTCGGCATATTCCTGGGAGATACCGTGATTTTTAAAGCCGGTCATGATGCGATCACGAATGGCGTCCATGGTGCTGCGTTTTCTCCAGGCCGAGGACATGATCCTGCGCAGCTCATCGGCTTCACCGGGGCTAAAGTTCGCAGCGACGATCACGATTTTCATCACTTGCTCTTGAAAGATCGGAACTCCATGAGTGCGTTTTAAAATCGGTTCTAAATCTTTGTGAGCATAGGTGACGGGTTCCAGTCCCTGTCTGCGACGTAAATAAGGATGAACCATGCCCCCTTGCAAAGGACCGGGACGTACCAATGCCACCTCAACAACCAAGTCGTAAAAATTTCGGGGCAGCATGCGGGGGAGTGTCTGCATCTGCGCGCGGGATTCAATTTGGAAAACCCCCACAGTGTCTGCTTTACAGATCATTTCATAAGTAGGTTTGTCATCTTGGGGAAGAGTCGCCAGATTAAAGCTGATGCCTTTGTGTTTTTTTAAAAGATCAAAACACTTTCTTAAACAAGTCAGCATGCCAAGACTTAGAACGTCGATCTTCATCAGTTTTAAAACGGCGACATCATCTTTGTTCCACTGAATAACATAGCGTCCGTTCATGGTGGCTTTTTCGACCGGTACCATTTCCGTGATGGGATCCTGAGTGATCAGAAAACCACCTGTATGAATACCCAAGTGGCGGGGGAAACCGTGCACCTGTCCTGCCATTTTCAAAAACAGCATCCAAACTTCAGGGCTTTCAACACCAAAGCGTTTGTGAATCGTGGGATCCTCAACCAACCTGCGCATGCCATCGCGGCCCATGAATTTCACCATGGCATTGATGTTTTCTAAAGAAATACCAAAAACTTTGGCGGTTTCACGAATCGCCATGCGCGAACGATAACGAACCACAGTGCAGACCATGGCAGCATGACGCTCGTTGTACTTTTCATAAATATACTGAATCACTTCTTCGCGGCGGCTGTGCTCAAAGTCGATATCGATATCTGGGGGTTCCCGACGCTCGCGGGAAATAAAACGTTCAAACAAAACATCGATGTCCTTGGGATTTACCGAGGTCAGCCCAATACAAAAGCAGACAATGGAGTTCGCGGCAGAGCCCCGGCCTTGATATAAAATCCCCTTACGATCGGCAAACTCACATATTTCACGTAATGTAAGAAAATAGTCTTCGTACTCCAACTCTTTGATCATTTCGAGTTCATGTTCGATGGTATCCAGAATTTTTTTCGTCGGTCCTTCGGGGAATCTCCACTTCAAACCTTCTTCAACTAAGAAGCGTAAATATTCTGTCGGAGTCTTACCTTGTGGCAAATTTGAACGAGGATAACGATAGCGAATCTCGTCCAATGTGAAAGTCACACGTGCGGCGATTTCCACAGTTTTTTCCACAAGATCGACTCGATCGGCCCATCTGGAGCAGATTTGCGGGAGTGAACTGAGTGAACGTTCAGCATTTTGAATCAATTTATCGCGCGCTTCTTCCAAAGTGGTGTGATGAAGAGTGCAAGTCAGGACATCAAATAAAGGTTTGCGATCCCGTGTATGCATGAACGGACGTTGCGTGACGAAAAGCTGAGCGCCACATTTTTGTTCAAGTTGTATTGCTTGTTTGTAAAATTCCTGGGATTCCCACGTGAGATCTCGCCATACGGGAATATATAGTCGATCGCCAAAAATCTTTTCTAAACTGTCATAGCGTTTCTCATCAATTGGAGGCAAAGCTAAGCACAAAAGATCCTGGTTGTACTTTTCGATCTGATCCAGACGTAAAGATGAAAATCCTTTGGCGGCCTGTCTTTTACCTAAAGTTAAAAGTTCGCACAGATGGGTGTAGCCATTTTTATTCATGGGAATCAGCGTGACCGTGCTTTCATCGGTCAACGTCAGTTCAGAACCCACCAAGTAATGAAAGCCCTCTTTGGCTTTGGAAGATTCCGTAAAAACCGAAGGCGTGTTGGCAGTTAAAAATCCGCGCGCAACACCGTAAAGACCGTTCAGGTCACACATCGCGATGCCATCATAATTATTATGGATGGCAGCTTCGACCATTTCTTCGGGGGAGGAAGCCCCGCGCAGAAAGGAAAAGTTACTGCGCCCCAAAAGTTCCACGAATCCTTTGGCCGTGGTAGCGATCGCCTGTGTTTTACGAATATCAAGGGACTTATTCATTTTTTAATCAAAGTATCCATGGAGGTAGTATTGTGAACTGACCTTATCTTGGAAAATCCAAATCAACTGTCCCTGTTGTGATAAAGCGAAAAAATAATCGCGGTGCTTTAGTTCTTGCGAAGACAGTTGCCACCACGAAGACTCAATTCTTTCGCTGGGCATGGAGGAAACAAAGCGCAGCCTTTGCACTTCCCCTGCGCTCAGAGCCTGGGGGTGCTCGAGCAGCAGGGAAGGGCGCGGACTTTCTTTTAAACCCTTGGCATAAACATTTTTAACCTGCAGGGCATTGTCCTGTCTTTCCACCAAGTCTTCGGACTTAAAATCTTCCGGCCACTCGGTGACCAGTTGAAAACTTTTTTCGGGAAAGTGACTGGCTTCGACCTGCAAAAATCCCATTTCACAATTCGACTGCTTGGCAAAACTGATCAGACGGCGCCAGCGGTCTTCGGAGTTGTCGCGAGGCTCGAAAAAATCCAGTTGTTGAATTTTTTCAGGCACATCGTAAACCGTCACTTCAAATTCGCGGATGGGA
This genomic window contains:
- a CDS encoding DNA polymerase III subunit alpha; the encoded protein is MNKSLDIRKTQAIATTAKGFVELLGRSNFSFLRGASSPEEMVEAAIHNNYDGIAMCDLNGLYGVARGFLTANTPSVFTESSKAKEGFHYLVGSELTLTDESTVTLIPMNKNGYTHLCELLTLGKRQAAKGFSSLRLDQIEKYNQDLLCLALPPIDEKRYDSLEKIFGDRLYIPVWRDLTWESQEFYKQAIQLEQKCGAQLFVTQRPFMHTRDRKPLFDVLTCTLHHTTLEEARDKLIQNAERSLSSLPQICSRWADRVDLVEKTVEIAARVTFTLDEIRYRYPRSNLPQGKTPTEYLRFLVEEGLKWRFPEGPTKKILDTIEHELEMIKELEYEDYFLTLREICEFADRKGILYQGRGSAANSIVCFCIGLTSVNPKDIDVLFERFISRERREPPDIDIDFEHSRREEVIQYIYEKYNERHAAMVCTVVRYRSRMAIRETAKVFGISLENINAMVKFMGRDGMRRLVEDPTIHKRFGVESPEVWMLFLKMAGQVHGFPRHLGIHTGGFLITQDPITEMVPVEKATMNGRYVIQWNKDDVAVLKLMKIDVLSLGMLTCLRKCFDLLKKHKGISFNLATLPQDDKPTYEMICKADTVGVFQIESRAQMQTLPRMLPRNFYDLVVEVALVRPGPLQGGMVHPYLRRRQGLEPVTYAHKDLEPILKRTHGVPIFQEQVMKIVIVAANFSPGEADELRRIMSSAWRKRSTMDAIRDRIMTGFKNHGISQEYAEQIYATIEGFANYGFPESHAASFAVLTYASCYLKCRHPDVFACGLLNSQPMGFYAPRTIISEAQRNGVKVAPLCIQNSDYDYTLEEENENNTHTMRVGLRSIYGLPEELMRRIEDQRKLHGPYQDIKDFIQRTQLPRSVLITLAATGAMECFQTNARELIWLIEGLSLDQNSFLWGQPKEIMTQGSFDEEESSSENLPFESNWDRMRREYDTKGFSVDSHPLSVLRSYLKTKNAALIAQRYVPYATSSDLERISHKKKVRVAGLVSVTQRPPTAKGMCFITLEDEFGFMNIVIHPDVYQKDREVIYSRSLLEVQGQVEKVGSITNVRAINILPLG